The Coprococcus phoceensis genomic sequence CATCTCCACGGTGAAGTGTATTCTCATCTACAGTTTCAAAGGCTTTTGCGTACGCGGGAAGTTTCTTCAAATAAGTGACCACCTCGGCAACGTTGCACAATTGTGCAATTTCCCGGAAGTGGTCATCTGTTAAAAGCTTGGCCTGCATTGCATGTATCTTTGTTACGATTCCACTATATGATAGTAGATTTCCCATAATTATACCTCTGTAATGCGTTTCAATATTTCGTGAGCGTATTGCTCATGCTTGATTTCGTATTCCCTTGTGAGTGAATGAATGGTTCGCTCACTTTCTGACTGCAGCTGCTGTAGCTGCGTATTCATTTTAGAAGTCAGATTTTGCTGGATTGCATCCAGTTTTTCTTTTGTGCTTGCAGCCAGATCTTCGTCGAATCTTTGTTGGTCTTTTTGCATCTTTTGATCGAGCCTGTCTTTTTCTGATTCGGCATGCTTTACAATGGCTGTAGCGGCTGTCTCAATTTCTGACAATTTGCTGATAATAGAATTCATTGTGAACCCTCCTTTTGTGCAAGCTGATATGAATAATGTAACACAGTAGAAGAAATAAAAAAAGGGTTTTGCGAAAATAATGCAACTATAAATTGACGATATATCTCCGACGAGATATACTGAGAAAAAAAGAATGAGGTGCAAGAGTATGAGACTTAGAAATATTCCGGGTGCAGATGATGTGATTCAGAACCATCCGGTTGCAATAAAGAATGAGATAGAACAAAAAGGGAAGTGGCATACGGTCTTTGGAAATGAGAACCCGATTCACATTGAGATTGGAATGGGGAAAGGGCAGTTTCTCTTGAATCTTGCCAAGCAGAATCCGCAGATAAACTATATTGGAATCGAGCGATATTCGAGTGTTTTGCTGAGGGCATTGGAAAAATACGACACAGAAGAATTTTGTGATATGAAAAATATTCGTTTTATCTGTATGGATGCTTTCACGCTGCCGGATGTGTTTGGAAAAGGCGAAGTGGCAAAGATCTACCTGAATTTTTCGGATCCTTGGCCGAAGGCAAGACATGCCGGGAGAAGGCTTACGTCTACTCGATTTTTTGGACAGTATGACAAGGTGCTGGCACAAGACGGTGTTGTGGAATTTAAGACAGATAACAGCCAGCTGTTTGAGTTCTCCCTAGAACAGGTGGCGGAAGCAGGATGGAAATTGCTGGCACATACATATGACCTGCATCACGATGAAAAGATGAATGTGGGGAATATTATGACAGAATACGAGCAGAAGTTCTCAAGCCTTGGCAATCCGATCCATAAGTTGATCGCAGCGAGGAAATAGTTCGAAGCTTTCGGCATATTCTATATAGAAAGTATGTGTATAGAACAGGAGAACCTTATGGGGAAAGGAAAGTGGAAACATTCGTTTTGTCAGTTTTGCTATGATAACAGGAAACTGACATGTAAGCTAAAATGCATTAGACGCTCGTTTGAAGAGGTCTGCGACATCTTGAATGCAAGATGTAAACCATAAGGGCGAGCTGTACACTAGTGTCCGGGAGGGTGGCATATGCAGGTTACACTGATTGTTCTGTTTGCGCACTGGTGTCCGAAATGTAATATGATGATGCCGGTTGTGGATGAGATAGAAGAGGTCTATAAGGAACAGCTGGAAGTCGTCAGAATAGACATTGAAAAAGAAACTGAAATTGCAAAAGATTATAGTATCCAAATTGTACCGACATTTGTTATAATGAAACAAGGAAATGAAGTTATGAGGATGGCTGGGATCATCGGTGAGGAGATTCTGAAAAAGAGGATTGAGACGGTGATTGGAAAGTAGAGGAATGTTTGCTCCGGCAAAGCCGGTGTGCTTTGCCGGAAAAGCGAAAGAATGATTCAGGAAGGATATGACGGATATATGTATGATAATGATTTTTCAAATCTTGGAAGACAGATCCAAGAGACGGTGCAAAACGCTGTGGAGTCGATGAATTATGATCGCCTGAACCAGACAATTAACCAGACGGTGAATCAGGCGCTGGATGAGGCGAGAATATATAAGGAAAAAGTGAGAAGGCAGTATGAGGAGAGCCAGAAAAGACAGGCTGAGAATCTGAAAAAGCAGGCGCAGACCAACCAGCAAAGCAATGTCTATCAGACAAACTATGCAAGACCGGTAGGGAAAAAGCAGATCAATATGGTGCTTGCGCCGAAGATCAAAAAAGGGACAGCACGCATTGTGGCAGGAACGATATTGAGTATTGTTTCGGCTGTGGGGATTATCGCTCTGCTGGTTACAAAGACCTTTTTAGAGATGATAGGTACAGCAAGTCTTGCCGAGATCGTTCTGGGGCCTGGAGTGCTTTTGATTCCAATGCTTGCAGGAATCATTTTGTCTGCGACAGGAAATCATTATCGCAAGAGATACAGACGGGCTAGAAAGTACGTGGAGATCTTGAATGGAAGAGGTTTCTGTGAGATTAAGGAATTGGCAGAAAAGTCGAATCAGTCAGAGACAGAGACGAGGAAAGATCTTCGAAAGATGATTCAGAAACAAGTGTTTCGGGAAGCGTACATGGACAAGCAGGAGACGTGCCTGATGATTAATCGGATTGCATATGACTATTATCTGCAGGCGGAGGAATCGCTTCGGCAGAGGGAGATGGAAGAGGCGAAAAGAAAAGAACAGGAAGAGAAGATGTCACCTGAGATTTTGGAGATGATTCGTACCGGAGATGAGTATATCAGGACAATCCGTGAGGCGAATGACGATATTCCGGGTGAAGTTATTTCTGAAAAGTTAGACAGATTGGAGCAGGTTGTGCGCCGTATTTTTGAGTCAGTGAAAAAACATCCGGAGCAGAAAAAAGAGATGGATAAGTTTATGGACTATTATATGCCGACAACACTGAAGCTTGTGAATGCGTACCGTGAGTTTGATGCTTTGGAAGTAAAAGGGGAGAATATCACGAATGCGATGCAGGAGATTGAGAATACACTCGATACCATCAGTCTTGCGTTCGAAAAGCTTTTAGATGATTTGTTTCAGGATGCTGCGTTTGATGTGTCAACGGATATTTCAGTTCTGCAGATGATGCTCGCAAGAGAAGGATATAAAGAAAAAGATTTTAAATAGTAGGAGGACATAAGCTTATGGGACAAGATATCAATGAGATGATGCAGGAAGCGCCGGTTTTGACCTTGGATCCGTTTGGGGAGACAAAAGAAGAAGTCGTGGAAGTCAAAGAAGAGCAGGTTGAGGAATTGGACGTGCTCACACCGGAAGAAAAAAAGATGGTAGCGGATTTTGCGGCGAAGATCGATCTGAGAAGCTCCAACGCAATTCTTCAGTATGGAGCGGGGGCCCAGAAGAAGATTGCTGATTTTTCGGAAAGCGCACTTGAGAACGTAAAGACGAAGGATCTTGGCGAAGTTGGTGATATGCTTGCGGGTGTTGTGACGGAACTTAAGAGCTTTGATGAGGAAGAGGAAGAAAAAGGGATTTTTGGATTCTTTAAAAAAGGCGGCAATAAGCTTGCCAATATGAAAGCGAAATATGACAAGGCAGAAGTGAATGTGAATAGAATTTGTGATGCGCTCGAAGGACATCAGATACAGCTTATGAAAGATATTGCCATGCTGGATAAGATGTATGAATTGAACACAACGTATTTCAAAGAACTTTCGATGTACATTGCAGCCGGGAAGAAAAAATTACAGGATGTTGCGACGACGGAGCTTCCTGAACTGGAGGCGAAAGCTGCACGGTCAGGGCTGCCGGAAGATGCGCAGGCGGTCAATGATCTGAATGCACTGTGTAATCGGTTTGAAAAGAAAATTCATGATCTGGAACTGACTCGGACGATTTCGCTTCAGATGGCGCCGCAGATTCGTCTTGTGCAGAGCAATGACACGGTGATGTCTGAAAAGATTCAGTCTACGTTGGTAAATACGATTCCACTGTGGAAAAGTCAAATGGTTTTGGCGATTGGTGTGGAAAATTCTTCTCGTGCGGCAAAGGCTCAGCGGGAAGTGACTGATATGACGAATGAATTATTGAGAAAGAATGCGGAAAAACTCAAACTTGCTACGGTGGAGACTGCAAAAGAGTCAGAGCGGGGCATTGTCGACATCGAGACGCTGAAAGCAACCAATGAATCTTTGATTTCTACACTGGATGAAGTGATGAAGATTCAGCAGGAAGGAAAAGAAAAGAGAAGAACGGCAGAAGCAGAATTGAACCGTATCGAAAATGAACTGAAACAGAAACTATTGGAGATCCGGTAGGACTTTTTATAACATATCCCTCATATACTTGGTATTATTGCCAAGTATATGGGGGATTTTTTATGGAGTATGTAAAGGAAATCAATGCGGTTGTAAACCGTTTTATCTGGGGGCGGGGAATGCTCGCTGTTTTTCTGTTTGTCGGAGTGATGTTTACCGTGCGCACCGGATTTTTCCAGTTTACAAAGGTGCGGATCTGGCTTGGAAAAACAATGGGGGAGATGTTTCGGGACAGGCGTGTGCGCAGGACCGAAGAAGAGCATTCTATCTCTCAGTTTCAGTCTTTTTGTACGGCGCTTGCAGCGACACTTGGAACAGGGAATATCACAGGTGTGGCGGCAGCGCTGATTGCAGGAGGACCGGGAGCAATTTTTTGGATGTGGGTATCTGCGTTTTTGGGGATGATGACAATTTATGCGGAAAATCTTCTGGGGATACGGTATCGCTATAAAAATAGAAAGGGAGAATGGGTTGGCGGCGCTATGGTGTACATAGAGCGTGGACTTGGGTGTAAATGGCTTGCCGTGCTTTTTGCTGTATTCTGTATTTTTGCATCATTTGGAATGGGAAATATGACACAGGCGAATTCCATGGCAAGCGGATTAAAAGAAAGTCTCTCTATTCCACCGTTCATTACAGGAGCGGTTGTGACACTTGTTGTGGCGGCAGTAATTTTAGGTGGTGTGAAGCGGATTGCGGCAGTGACAGAAAAAGTGGTTCCATTTGTGGCATTGTTTTATATGGCAGGCGGAATGCTCGTGCTCATTCATTTCCGTGCGGAAGTTCCGGGAGCAGTACGCATGATTTTTGAGGAGGCTTTTCGCATGAAAGCAGTGGGAGGAGGAGTGATAGGATATGGAATTCGTCAGGCAATGAAAATCGGTATTTCGCGAGGGGTATTCTCCAACGAAGCGGGGCTTGGTTCTTCTGTTATGGCGCATGCGGCATCAGATGTGAAATCTCCTGCCATACAGGGAATGTGGGGAATCTTGGAAGTGTTTATCGATACGATTGTAGTATGTACGATGACAGCGCTTGTAATCTTAAGTTCCGGTGTCTATAAGCCGCAAGTGTATCTTTCCAATATGGCGCGCGGAATCGAAAATGTCGATGGAACGACTTTGACCGGGGAAGCTTTTTCGACGGTTATTCCTTTTGGAGATAAATTTCTTGCAATTTCGATCGTATTGTTTGCTTTTGCAACAATGGTTGGCTGGGCGTACTTTGGGGAGCGCACGGCGGCATATCTGTTTGGAGAAAAATCGGCGTTTCTTTACAAAATGGTTTATGTACTGATGATTCTGCCGGGGTGTATGATGACGCCGCACCTTGCGTGGGAGGTGGCGGATACGTTCAATGGATTGATGGCATTGCCGAATATGACAGCTTTGATTTTGCTTAGTGGTGAAGTTGTCTATATCACAAAAGGATATATTAAAAATAAGCAGTAAAATTATATAAAAAAAATAAAAAAAGCAACACAAAACTATGAAAAGTGGTATAATAAGAAATGATAGTGCTTGAGGATAAAATATGAGAAAGGAAAGGCGAAAATTATGGGAAAGAAAATGATAAAGAGACTGATTGCCGGGATGCTGACAGCAGCCGTTGCGATACCGACTAATTTTATGCCGGTACAGGCGGCAAAACAAACCGCAGAGGACTATGTAATCTATCCAACTCCTCATAAGATGGAATATCAGGAGGGAGATTATATTCTTGGCAAGGAGATGAATGTCATCTATGACACCGGAATTGATGAGGCGACAAAAGACCGGCTGGAGGAGGCTGCGGCGCTCAAAGATATTAAGGTGAAGGAGTCAGATGAGCCGAAGAAAGGTGCGACGAATGTCTATGTCGGTGTGCACGGAGAAGACGGAAAAGCAGAAGACTATATTACAAAAGAGTATGCACCGGGAGATGCATTGTTTGAGAATACAGATTCGTATTTTTTGGCGAGTGATGAAAATGTAATCTCTGTACTTGGAAAAGACACAGATTCTGCATTTTACGGACTGACTACGCTGTATCATGTATTTGCACAGCTTGACAGTCTCACAATACGAAACTTTGAGATTGAGGATTATGCAGATGTTGTGAGCCGTGGATTTATCGAAGGATATTATGGAAATCCATGGTCTACAGAAGACCGTGTGAATCTGATGAAATGGGGCGGATATTATAAACTGAATGCATATTTTTATGCACCGAAAGATGATCCGAAGCACCGTACGCAGTGGGATGAACTTTATACAGAGGAAGAGTTAAAGACAAAGATCAGACCATTGGCAGAGGCGGGAAATGAGTCTAAATGCCGTTATGTATATGCGCTGCATCCATTCCCGGCCGGAAATCATCTTCGTTTTGACGAGCATTATGAGGAAGATTTAGCAAAACTGCAGGCAAAATTCAAACAGGTGATCGATCAGGGCGTACGTCAGATTGCCATTCTTGCAGATGACTTCTGGAATCCGGGTGGACAAAACGGATTACGTCTGTTGAACGATATGACAGAGTGGCTCAAAGAAGTGAAAAAAGAATATCCGGATATGAAGATGACAATTCCATATGTTCCATATGACTACATGGGCAACGGAAGCAGTCAGGAACTTCAGATTTTGAAACAGGCACCAGACAACGTACAGATTGTTATGACCGGCGGAAGAGTTTGGGGAGAAGTGACGGATAACTTTACTTCTACATTTACAAACAATGTAGGTCGTGGACCATTTATGTGGATCAACTGGCCTTGTACAGATAACTCAAAGAAACACCTGATCATGGGTGGATATGATACATTCCTTCATCCGGGAGTGGAACCATCTAAGATTCAGGGGATTATGTTGAATCCAATGCAGCAGTCAGAGCCAAGTAAAGTTGCGATTTTCGGAAATGCATCTTATGCATGGAATATCTGGGAGACAAAAGAAGAGGCAGAAGAGATCTGGAATGCATCCTTCTCTTTCGTGGATCACAATTCTGCGATTTCAAATGAAGCAAGCGATGCGCTTCGCGAGATGTCAAAGCATATGATCAATCAGGCAATGGATTCACGTGTCACAGCATTGCAGGAATCCGTAGTATTGAAAGAAGAGTTAAATGCATTTAAAGAAAAACTGGAAGCGGAGACACTTACAGCAGCTGATGTGGACGCAATGATTGAAGAATTTGAACTGCTCCAGGAAGCTGCCAAAACATATCGAGCCAGCGGAAATGAAGCAATCAAAGAACAGATTGTATACTGGCTGGACTGCTGGGACGACACAACAGAAGCGGCAATTGCATATTTAAACGGTGTAAAGAGTGATCTGGAGGGCGATGTGTCAGCTGTGATCAATTACAACACAGCCGGAAAGACAGCATTTGACCAATCAAAAACACATGACTTTTTATATGTAGATCATCAGGAATATGCAGAGGTTGGTGTACAACACATCGTTCCATTTATCAATACATTGGCGGAATATGTATCTGCAAAGGCGGAGACCGCAATCAACCCGGATAAAGTGATTCAGAAGTTTATCACAAGCAGAAAAGATACACCGGAAGGAGCGAAAGAGAATCTCTTTGACGGCGATGAATCCACAAAAGTGATTTACAAAAATCCGAACTCACTTTCAAAAGACGATTATATCGGTGTGGAATACAACAAAATGATTGATGTGGACAGCATTCGTTTTGTGCTTGGAACAGGAAAAGATCATTTTGAGCATGCAAAACTGCAGTACATGGAAGAAGATGGAACTTGGACAGACTTGACTTTGGAAGGAATGGATAATAACTTTACCGGAGAACAGGGAAAAGTTCAGGATATCAGTGTGGAGGAAGAAAATCTTCCGAAAGATCTGAAGGCGAAAGGAATCAGATTGATTGCGACAGAGGCGAACAAAAATGACTGCTGGCTTGAGATTCGTGAAATTCAGATCAACAATCAAAAAGAAGCTCCAGCAGAGACAGAGCGTTATACCGGAACCGTGACATTGAGTGGAATTTCTGTACAGAGTGGAACGACAACAGACAAGTTGTTTGATGGTGATCTTTCCACAGAAGCATGGCTTGCAAAAGGACCATATGAGAATCCGAACCGCGACACAATCGCAGAAGGTGCTTATATTCAGGTAACTTTGCCGGAGGCAAAACAGATTGGCAGTGTGAGAATGACACAGGGACAATCAGCGGCGAATGATGTGTTTAAGAAAGCAGAAGTACAGTACAGCGTAGACGGACAGAATAACTGGAAAAAAGCAGGAGATCTCACAAACGCAAAAGATCAGACGGTGAACTTTACAACAAGCGAGAAGATCAAAGCAATCCGAATCGTAAACAAAGAGCAGACAGCAGGGTGGGTGCGTGTTGGTGAATTAGATATCCGTGCGTCAAAGAATGCGACAACTCCAATTACATATAAAGTGATGAAAACAGACCGCTGGACGGTAGCTCAGAATACAAAAGAGACAAGTCTGTATGACGGAGATGACGATACATATGTATGGTATGATCCGGATGGAAGTGCGAACTCAACGAATGATGATGTGATGGTAGATGATTTCTTAGGATATGATCTTGGAACAGAGGCGGTATTAGACAAAGCGCACATCGTAGTCGGACACGACGGTGGAGACAAGATTGTAAAATATGCAGTTGAGACATCCGTAGACAACAAGACATGGACTCCGGTAAAAGGATATGAATCTCATACTGGTGCAGCGACAGGAAAAGATGTGCTGGATATTGATTTGAATGGAGTGACAGCGCGTTACATCCGTATCCGCAACTTAGAGCAAAAAGGTTCTTGGGCAAAATTCTCTGAATTCACTGTAGAGCAGAGAATTTCTCAGGCAGGAACAATAGAGAATATTTACACAAATGTAGAAAATCACGGAATGGTTGGACAGGTGGAAGAAGGAGTTTCTTCTTTGCAGCCGGGAACCATCAGCTTGGAAAAAGGTCAATATATTGGTGTTGACTTAAAGAACATCAAAGCAATTCAAAACATTGCGGTGAAAGCAGGGGACAATGCGAATGTGAAAGTGCAGAGCTCTATGAATGGAGTAATCTGGACAGATGTCAATACAAAAGCATTGGAAGATGCAAGATATGTGAGACTTTACAATGCGTCAGATGCGACAGCAAATGTTGCAATCGAAGAATTTGCAGTGACTTACGCATTCATCGGTGAAAAGGCAGTAGAGAGTGATTTCGCGCAGAATAGTTCCGCAGAGGATTTAAGAACAACCGGAAAAGTGAATAACTTATTTGACGGAAATCTTGCCACATCCGGAAAAATCACAGGAACACAGGATGCAGGTAAAAAGATTGTGTTTGATCTCGGACAGACAGTAGATTTCAAATCTTTCAGATACTATATGAAAGAGACGAGCGTGGATTTCTTAAGACATGCAAAATTTGAAGTGGCAGACAGTAAAGATGCCCCAGATAACGAGTGGACAAAGATTTTGGAAGTAGGAAATGCAAATGCGGTAAATCTGCCAAATACAGCGACTGCAAAAGACGCGGAATATCTGACACACGACTCTAAAAATCCGGGTAATATGTATGCGGAAGCAACAGGACTTAGCGCATCCGGACGTTATTTAAGAATCGTGCCATTGACAACATACACAGGAAGATGGGTTGAATTGTATGAGCTGCAGATCAATGGCGGCGCATATATGACGACAGAATCTAACCGTGATGTAGTGTCAGAGGTGACAGAGGAAGCAGGAAAGATTCCGTCTAATATGTTTGATGGAGACTTTACAACAACGTATAAGCCATCAGCAGAAAATGGTTCTTTCACATACCGTGTCAGCGAACCGAACCAGAGAACAATCCGTATAATCCAAAACGGAAAGGTTTCCAACGCAACTGTAAAGGCTGTGCTCTATAAGAATGGTGAGAAACAGGAAGCGGTTACAATTGGAAAATTGAATCAGACAATCAATGAATTTGCAGTGGCAAAAGACAGTCAGATTTTGGAAATCATTGTAACATGGGGAAAGGATATCCCAGAGCTTTCTATTATAAAGACAAATGAAAAAGAAAAAGCAGCAGTCAATAAAGATGCGCTTAATGAGGCGATCAAAAAACCAATCGCAGACAATTGGACTGCAGGCAGCAAACAGGCAGTTAAAGATGCAAAAGCGGTTGCAGAAGAAATTGCAGCAAATGAGTATGTGACACAGGAAGTAGTAGATATGGCAGAGAAAGCACTTCTTTCCGCACATAAAAATGCCGTTGTCAAAGGTGATGTGACTGCATTAGAGAATGCGCTGAAAAATCAGAAAGCAGGAAAAGAAAATGTGGGAACAGAAGAACAGCCTGTTTATGTAGAGATTTATTCAGCAAGAACCTATGCAGCCTATGAGACGGTGATTGCTCAAATTGAAGAGGTATTAAAAGACAAAGAAAATATCTCTGAGAAAGAGGTAGCAGATTTGCTTGCAAAACTCGAAGAGGCAGAAAACGCACTACAGTACTCACTTGTCCAGAGAGAACTTGCAGAATTGGAACTCCAGAATGCGCCGGTATATGACGAGGCGAACTACACAAAGGAATCTTAC encodes the following:
- a CDS encoding 5-bromo-4-chloroindolyl phosphate hydrolysis family protein; its protein translation is MIQEGYDGYMYDNDFSNLGRQIQETVQNAVESMNYDRLNQTINQTVNQALDEARIYKEKVRRQYEESQKRQAENLKKQAQTNQQSNVYQTNYARPVGKKQINMVLAPKIKKGTARIVAGTILSIVSAVGIIALLVTKTFLEMIGTASLAEIVLGPGVLLIPMLAGIILSATGNHYRKRYRRARKYVEILNGRGFCEIKELAEKSNQSETETRKDLRKMIQKQVFREAYMDKQETCLMINRIAYDYYLQAEESLRQREMEEAKRKEQEEKMSPEILEMIRTGDEYIRTIREANDDIPGEVISEKLDRLEQVVRRIFESVKKHPEQKKEMDKFMDYYMPTTLKLVNAYREFDALEVKGENITNAMQEIENTLDTISLAFEKLLDDLFQDAAFDVSTDISVLQMMLAREGYKEKDFK
- a CDS encoding beta-N-acetylglucosaminidase domain-containing protein, whose amino-acid sequence is MGKKMIKRLIAGMLTAAVAIPTNFMPVQAAKQTAEDYVIYPTPHKMEYQEGDYILGKEMNVIYDTGIDEATKDRLEEAAALKDIKVKESDEPKKGATNVYVGVHGEDGKAEDYITKEYAPGDALFENTDSYFLASDENVISVLGKDTDSAFYGLTTLYHVFAQLDSLTIRNFEIEDYADVVSRGFIEGYYGNPWSTEDRVNLMKWGGYYKLNAYFYAPKDDPKHRTQWDELYTEEELKTKIRPLAEAGNESKCRYVYALHPFPAGNHLRFDEHYEEDLAKLQAKFKQVIDQGVRQIAILADDFWNPGGQNGLRLLNDMTEWLKEVKKEYPDMKMTIPYVPYDYMGNGSSQELQILKQAPDNVQIVMTGGRVWGEVTDNFTSTFTNNVGRGPFMWINWPCTDNSKKHLIMGGYDTFLHPGVEPSKIQGIMLNPMQQSEPSKVAIFGNASYAWNIWETKEEAEEIWNASFSFVDHNSAISNEASDALREMSKHMINQAMDSRVTALQESVVLKEELNAFKEKLEAETLTAADVDAMIEEFELLQEAAKTYRASGNEAIKEQIVYWLDCWDDTTEAAIAYLNGVKSDLEGDVSAVINYNTAGKTAFDQSKTHDFLYVDHQEYAEVGVQHIVPFINTLAEYVSAKAETAINPDKVIQKFITSRKDTPEGAKENLFDGDESTKVIYKNPNSLSKDDYIGVEYNKMIDVDSIRFVLGTGKDHFEHAKLQYMEEDGTWTDLTLEGMDNNFTGEQGKVQDISVEEENLPKDLKAKGIRLIATEANKNDCWLEIREIQINNQKEAPAETERYTGTVTLSGISVQSGTTTDKLFDGDLSTEAWLAKGPYENPNRDTIAEGAYIQVTLPEAKQIGSVRMTQGQSAANDVFKKAEVQYSVDGQNNWKKAGDLTNAKDQTVNFTTSEKIKAIRIVNKEQTAGWVRVGELDIRASKNATTPITYKVMKTDRWTVAQNTKETSLYDGDDDTYVWYDPDGSANSTNDDVMVDDFLGYDLGTEAVLDKAHIVVGHDGGDKIVKYAVETSVDNKTWTPVKGYESHTGAATGKDVLDIDLNGVTARYIRIRNLEQKGSWAKFSEFTVEQRISQAGTIENIYTNVENHGMVGQVEEGVSSLQPGTISLEKGQYIGVDLKNIKAIQNIAVKAGDNANVKVQSSMNGVIWTDVNTKALEDARYVRLYNASDATANVAIEEFAVTYAFIGEKAVESDFAQNSSAEDLRTTGKVNNLFDGNLATSGKITGTQDAGKKIVFDLGQTVDFKSFRYYMKETSVDFLRHAKFEVADSKDAPDNEWTKILEVGNANAVNLPNTATAKDAEYLTHDSKNPGNMYAEATGLSASGRYLRIVPLTTYTGRWVELYELQINGGAYMTTESNRDVVSEVTEEAGKIPSNMFDGDFTTTYKPSAENGSFTYRVSEPNQRTIRIIQNGKVSNATVKAVLYKNGEKQEAVTIGKLNQTINEFAVAKDSQILEIIVTWGKDIPELSIIKTNEKEKAAVNKDALNEAIKKPIADNWTAGSKQAVKDAKAVAEEIAANEYVTQEVVDMAEKALLSAHKNAVVKGDVTALENALKNQKAGKENVGTEEQPVYVEIYSARTYAAYETVIAQIEEVLKDKENISEKEVADLLAKLEEAENALQYSLVQRELAELELQNAPVYDEANYTKESYKSYTTAKTALDAIVKADKAERKNPKEIYEARNVFEQAKQGLVNTEALNAKLAEIAKKDETLYTEDSWAALQDVVKTAQGYLNNGTKDQVADIIKALDKAVESLVLAEGSESDVQKVIDELRKLNKDDYTSASYEVLSLAIAKAEKDMSKGDAELDKANIAAMREAQKALVSIVDLKAAIAESEKYNAENYTADSYKVLQDAVAAAEALKADGTKESVAKGAEAIRAAIKGLEKLASGMDEYRDSIILKTPAEDYTDASYAAYKAAYDTLMELDAKTTTEEEFQDAKSAFENAEAKLVVQLADYTKVNEAKAKIPADLSVYTDDSVKALKDVLAGIDENLPRSKQKEIDAYADAIEAAIGNLVLKQQNGGGTAGTPDNGTSGTPNGGSSNGAAATGDSVNVSVMAALLLSLLAIVVLMRRKMFLNLSGKDDTL
- a CDS encoding toxic anion resistance protein, which encodes MGQDINEMMQEAPVLTLDPFGETKEEVVEVKEEQVEELDVLTPEEKKMVADFAAKIDLRSSNAILQYGAGAQKKIADFSESALENVKTKDLGEVGDMLAGVVTELKSFDEEEEEKGIFGFFKKGGNKLANMKAKYDKAEVNVNRICDALEGHQIQLMKDIAMLDKMYELNTTYFKELSMYIAAGKKKLQDVATTELPELEAKAARSGLPEDAQAVNDLNALCNRFEKKIHDLELTRTISLQMAPQIRLVQSNDTVMSEKIQSTLVNTIPLWKSQMVLAIGVENSSRAAKAQREVTDMTNELLRKNAEKLKLATVETAKESERGIVDIETLKATNESLISTLDEVMKIQQEGKEKRRTAEAELNRIENELKQKLLEIR
- a CDS encoding alanine/glycine:cation symporter family protein is translated as MEYVKEINAVVNRFIWGRGMLAVFLFVGVMFTVRTGFFQFTKVRIWLGKTMGEMFRDRRVRRTEEEHSISQFQSFCTALAATLGTGNITGVAAALIAGGPGAIFWMWVSAFLGMMTIYAENLLGIRYRYKNRKGEWVGGAMVYIERGLGCKWLAVLFAVFCIFASFGMGNMTQANSMASGLKESLSIPPFITGAVVTLVVAAVILGGVKRIAAVTEKVVPFVALFYMAGGMLVLIHFRAEVPGAVRMIFEEAFRMKAVGGGVIGYGIRQAMKIGISRGVFSNEAGLGSSVMAHAASDVKSPAIQGMWGILEVFIDTIVVCTMTALVILSSGVYKPQVYLSNMARGIENVDGTTLTGEAFSTVIPFGDKFLAISIVLFAFATMVGWAYFGERTAAYLFGEKSAFLYKMVYVLMILPGCMMTPHLAWEVADTFNGLMALPNMTALILLSGEVVYITKGYIKNKQ
- the trmB gene encoding tRNA (guanosine(46)-N7)-methyltransferase TrmB — translated: MRCKSMRLRNIPGADDVIQNHPVAIKNEIEQKGKWHTVFGNENPIHIEIGMGKGQFLLNLAKQNPQINYIGIERYSSVLLRALEKYDTEEFCDMKNIRFICMDAFTLPDVFGKGEVAKIYLNFSDPWPKARHAGRRLTSTRFFGQYDKVLAQDGVVEFKTDNSQLFEFSLEQVAEAGWKLLAHTYDLHHDEKMNVGNIMTEYEQKFSSLGNPIHKLIAARK
- a CDS encoding thioredoxin family protein, producing the protein MQVTLIVLFAHWCPKCNMMMPVVDEIEEVYKEQLEVVRIDIEKETEIAKDYSIQIVPTFVIMKQGNEVMRMAGIIGEEILKKRIETVIGK